The Triticum aestivum cultivar Chinese Spring chromosome 3A, IWGSC CS RefSeq v2.1, whole genome shotgun sequence genome includes a region encoding these proteins:
- the LOC123060601 gene encoding uncharacterized protein, producing MAAAAAAAFSIREYAASMRCKTSAEGRRLLGVEDLPPLRAPRCRWWADELASTVAAAAAAASPRRAPGKAKPPKKRSISDLFAAAPPLAVPPAGDTGCKEQAEVDGDEALCAIARRAKEEKKRKRKLQEEEEGQKEETAAVAAAPESSGGREPEGNFAATKEVLHNPNLFDGLDTHSSQKPEAPQHHREEREKMSERRKQWKINNINKKKADTQKHIDNNKADKVGKQRDLESFIPKHGILKCTKHTSVKMVKEKRGNSEGKEVIELCRKSVKRVKFSEADAILELPERQSLCKIFSDAMASSSSSSSSSSSFTSTEGDKCITSESGSSHMPMEAFTKAKEANKNPEHEDSPDKCITAESGTSHIPMEAFTKTKEANKNSDHEDSPEPGNREMSASLIDLNMVLPESPELDQRYDSYSEVPNLEHTHEETLSSDVQLLDGRENRMNFSVDSHRLDTEQSTADLERLTNSSSAGTFLHGEVIKVSDTDAAVPPLSLTEHAEARRGCSNVSVKDTMTMSTSPCALPDHTFQGSFRQHQSWFSTSGKFSSWPSHESNVSQSKELNFRSKLNVPRENGPSTGQTVRLMGKDLSVCTTRAESFSETAQKHTGTFTNDYLNANVFLPQQGRPFLSLQAQNFPNDTVNSTSIIHAPTYNASGSQVRTTHGYSHHLPAANVLSGDQLPYENRFIDFSNSKTNRPFLLGCPPPSNHGSAAFQQNSPSSCYYSDSITRTEPPTAPPLPTSRQHGTPSSGFQANLRQQHVVHPASSSVCHLNSVGLTFNHPDPVVQVPSNSIRDATLLARNTDNRVGSVILGNSNTSPSGRYVQKRSGPVKLTPGAKHVLVPNNSTGDGDSAPVYSCVSFASRSTNAAGPQNKGA from the exons GGAGTACGCGGCGAGCATGAGGTGCAAGACATCGGCGGAGGGGCGGCGCCTCTTGGGCGTCGAGGATCTCCCGCCTCTCAGGGCGCCGAGGTGCCGGTGGTGGGCGGACGAGCTCGCCTCCACCGTGGCTGCTGCAGCTGCGGCGGCGTCCCCGAGGAGAGCGCCAGGGAAGGCGAAACCGCCGAAGAAGAGGTCCATCTCTGACCTCTTCGCCGCGGCGCCCCCCTTGGCTGTGCCCCCCGCCGGTGATACGGGATGCAAAGAGCAAGCGGAGGTGGACGGCGACGAGGCGCTGTGCGCGATCGCGAGGCGGGCCAAGGAGGAGAAGAAACGAAAGAGAAagctgcaggaggaggaggaggggcagaaGGAGGAGACGGCGGCAGTGGCTGCCGCGCCGGAGAGCAGCGGAGGCCGAGAGCCCGAGGGGAATTTCGCTGCCACAAAG GAAGTACTTCACAATCCAAACCTGTTTGATGGACTGGATACCCACTCATCACAGAAACCTGAGGCTCCACAACATCACAGAGAAGAGAGAGAAAAGATGTCTGAGAGAAGGAAGCAGTGGAAGATTAATAATATAAATAAGAAGAAGGCTGACACACAAAAGCATATCGACAACAATAAAGCCGACAAAGTGGGGAAACAGCGAGATCTGGAAAGTTTTATCCCTAAGCATGGCATTCTAAAGTGCACAAAGCACACATCAGTGAAAATGGTCAAGGAGAAACGTGGCAATTCAGAGGGCAAGGAAGTAATAGAACTGTGCCGCAAATCAGTGAAACGTGTCAAATTCTCAGAAGCAGATGCTATACTTGAGCTACCAGAACGACAAAGTCTCTGTAAGATCTTTTCAGATGCTATGGCttcttcatcgtcatcctcgtcgtcatcatcatcattcacGTCTACCGAAGGAGACAAATGCATAACTTCAGAAAGTGGTAGTTCTCATATGCCCATGGAAGCTTTCACTAAGGCAAAAGAAGCAAATAAGAATCCAGAGCATGAGGATTCTCCTGACAAATGCATAACTGCAGAAAGTGGTACTTCTCATATTCCCATGGAAGCTTTCACTAAGACGAAAGAAGCAAATAAGAATTCAGATCATGAGGATTCTCCTGAGCCTGGTAACAGGGAGATGTCCGCTTCTCTGATTGATCTGAATATGGTGCTACCGGAATCTCCTGAATTGGACCAAAGGTATGATTCATATTCAGAGGTACCAAACCTGGAGCATACACATGAGGAAACCTTAAGTTCTGATGTCCAATTGCTTGATGGGAGAGAAAACCGGATGAATTTTTCTGTTGATTCACACAGACTGGATACCGAACAATCTACTGCTGACTTGGAAAGATTAACGAATTCAAGTTCGGCAGGCACATTTTTGCATGGTGAGGTGATAAAAGTTTCTGATACAGATGCTGCTGTTCCTCCATTGAGCTTAACTGAACATGCTGAGGCTCGTCGTGGTTGCAGTAATGTTTCAGTAAAAGATACTATGACTATGAGTACGTCTCCTTGCGCATTGCCAGATCATACATTTCAGGGTTCATTTCGGCAGCACCAGAGTTGGTTTTCTACCAGCGGCAAATTCTCTTCCTGGCCATCTCATGAATCTAATGTGTCGCAAAGTAAGGAGTTAAATTTTCGTTCTAAGTTGAACGTGCCGCGTGAGAATGGACCTTCCACAGGACAGACAGTTCGTTTGATGGGTAAAGATCTTTCAGTTTGCACTACCAGAGCTGAATCATTTTCTGAGACTGCGCAGAAGCATACAGGTACTTTCACCAATGACTATCTGAACGCAAATGTGTTCTTGCCACAACAAGGACGGCCTTTTCTCTCTTTACAAGCCCAGAATTTCCCAAATGATACAGTAAATTCTACCAGTATAATTCATGCTCCAACATATAATGCAAGTGGAAGTCAGGTACGGACTACACATGGTTACAGCCACCATTTGCCGGCAGCTAATGTACTTTCTGGAGATCAGTTGCCATATGAAAACAGGTTTATTGATTTTTCGAACTCGAAGACCAATCGGCCTTTTCTATTGGGGTGCCCACCTCCTTCCAATCATGGCAGTGCAGCATTCCAACAGAATTCCCCGTCGAGCTGTTATTACTCTGATTCTATCACTAGGACAGAACCACCCACAGCACCACCTTTGCCTACAAGCAGACAGCATGGTACACCATCTTCAGGTTTCCAAGCCAATTTGCGTCAGCAACATGTTGTGCATCCAGCAAGCTCGTCAGTTTGTCATCTTAATTCTGTGGGTTTAACATTCAACCATCCAGATCCGGTAGTTCAAGTACCTTCCAACAGCATAAGAGATGCGACCCTTTTGGCCAGAAATACAGATAACAGAGTGGGGAGTGTTATTCTTGGCAATTCCAATACTTCACCTAGTGGCCGCTATGTGCAGAAGAGATCAGGCCCAGTGAAGCTTACTCCTGGGGCGAAGCATGTACTGGTGCCAAACAATAGCACAGGTGACGGCGATTCTGCACCTGTGTACTCCTGTGTTTCGTTCGCAAGTAGGAGCACAAATGCTGCAGGTCCTCAGAACAAAGGAGCATGA